One segment of Prionailurus bengalensis isolate Pbe53 chromosome E3, Fcat_Pben_1.1_paternal_pri, whole genome shotgun sequence DNA contains the following:
- the E4F1 gene encoding transcription factor E4F1 isoform X5, with amino-acid sequence MEGAMAVRVTAAHTAEARAEAGREAGEGGVAAAAAALAPGGFLGLPAPFSEEDEDDVHRCGRCQAEFTALEDFVQHKLQKVCQRAPQEALPAAPAAAALLGQEVVPAVAGPEEPITVAHIVVETAALTTDISHAPDIVGGGHIKEVIVAAEAEPGDNEMAEAPGSPSRQGPGLPGEGEQAQVKLLVNKDGRYVCALCHKTFKTGSILKAHMVTHSSRKDHECKLCGASFRTKGSLIRHHRRHTDERPYKCAKCGKSFRESGALTRHLKSLTPCTEKIRFSASKDVLVGKEDTSAGSGASTVGTVTSSSVTGEPMETSPVIHLVTDAKGTVIHEVHVQMQELPLGMKALAPEPPGSEELPCSGEGGRENLLHQAMQNSGIVLERVTGEEGALEQAPPAAPSPQPLGDGPPELPLLEVEPLETQVASGPSAVPRTHPCPQCSETFPTAATLEAHKRGHAGPRPFTCVQCGKAFPKAYLLKKHQEVHVHERRFRCGDCGKLYKTIAHVRGHRRVHSDERPYPCPECGKCYKTKNAQQVHFRTHLEEKPHVCPFCSRGFREKGSLVRHVRHHTGEKPFKCYRCGRGFAEHGTLNRHLRTKGGCLLEVEELLVAEESPAAAAAVLTEDPHAVLLRTTRRLAKPRRSLREPRQRWTATS; translated from the exons ATGGAGGGCGCGATGGCAGTGCGGGTGACGGCCGCGCATACGGCAGAAGCCCGGGCCGAAGCCGGGCGGGAGGCGGGCGAGGGCGGGgtcgcggcggcggcggcggccttgGCTCCTGGCGGGTTCCTCGGCCTCCCGGCGCCCTTTAGCGAAGAAG ATGAGGACGATGTGCACAGATGTGGCCGCTGCCAGGCCGAGTTCACTGCCTTGGAAGACTTTGTTCAGCACAAACTCCAGAAAGTCTGCCAGCGGGCCCCTCAGGAGGCCCTGCCTGCCGCCCCTGCTGCTGCTGCGCTGCTGGGCCAGGAG GTGGTGCCAGCGGTGGCCGGCCCGGAGGAGCCCATCACGGTGGCCCACATCGTGGTGGAGACGGCCGCATTAACGACAGACATCAGCCACGCACCCGACATCGTGG GCGGCGGACACATCAAAGAGGTCATTGTGGCCGCCGAGGCAGAGCCGGGGGACAACGAGATGGCGGAAGCCCCGGGCAGCCCCAGCCGTCAGGGCCCGGGCCTTCCCGGGGAGGGCGAGCAGGCCCAGGTCAAGCTGCTGGTGAACAAGGACGGCCGATACGTGTGCGCGCTGTGCCACAAGACCTTCAAGACG ggCAGCATCCTCAAGGCCCACATGGTCACCCACAGCAGCCGCAAGGACCACGAGTGCAAGCTGTGCGGGGCGTCCTTCCGGACCAAGGGTTCGCTCATCCGGCACCACCGGCGGCACACGG ATGAGCGCCCCTATAAGTGCGCCAAGTGCGGGAAGAGCTTCCGGGAGTCGGGTGCGCTGACCCGGCACCTCAAGTCTCTGACCCCGTGCACCGAAAAGATTCGCTTCAGCGCGAGCAAGGACGTGCTTGTGGGCAAAGAGGACACGTCTGCAG GATCTGGCGCCTCCACCGTGGGGACTGTTACATCATCATCGGTGACGGGCGAACCTATGGAGACATCGCCCGTGATTCACCTGGTGACAGACGCCAAGGGCACTGTCATCCACGAAGTCCACGTCCAGATGCAAGAACTTCCCTTGGGCATGAAAGCCCTGGCCCCAGAG CCCCCCGGCTCCGAGGAGCTTCCCTGTTCCGGTGAGGGTGGCCGTGAGAACCTGCTGCACCAGGCCATGCAGAACTCTGGCATTGTCCTTGAGCGTGTCACTGGAGAAGAGGGGGCCCTGGAGCAAGCCCCTCCCGCGGCGCCCagtccccagcccctgggagacGGTCCCCCGGAGCTGCCGCTGCTGGAGGTGGAGCCATTGGAGACA CAGGTGGCCAGCGGGCCCTCAGCCGTGCCTAGGACCCACCCGTGCCCTCAGTGCAGTGAGACCTTCCCGACGGCAGCCACCCTGGAGGCCCACAAAAGGGGCCACGCAG GGCCAAGGCCGTTCACATGCGTGCAGTGTGGCAAGGCCTTCCCCAAGGCCTACCTGCTCAAGAAGCACCAGGAGGTTCACGTGCATGAGCGACGTTTCCGCTGCGGAGACTGCGGGAAGCTCTACAAGACCATCGCACATGTCCGCGGCCACCGGCGCGTCCACTCAGATGAGCGGCCCTATCCGTGTCCTGAGTGTGGCAAGTGCTACAAGACCAAG AACGCCCAGCAGGTGCACTTCCGGACGCACCTGGAGGAGAAGCCGCACGTGTGCCCGTTCTGTAGCCGTGGCTTCCGGGAGAAGGGCTCCCTGGTGCGGCACGTGCGGCAccacacgggcgagaagccctTCAAGTGCTACCGCTGTGGCCGGGGCTTCGCCGAGCACGGCACCCTCAACCGGCACCTGCGCACCAAAG GCGGCTGCCTGCTGGAGGTGGAGGAGCTGCTGGTGGCCGAGGAGAgccccgcggccgccgccgcagTCCTCACTGAGGACCCGCACGCCGT GCTGCTGCGGACGACGCGGAGGCTAGCGAAGCCGCGGAGATCATTGAGGGAGCCCAGAcagag GTGGACAGCCACATCATGA